One Piscinibacter lacus genomic window, CCACGGTTGTAGACCGGCACGCCCAGGCGCTCCAGCAGGTGCAGCACGGCCAGGCGCTTGGTCACTTGCTCGAAGCTGCCGCCAGCGATGCCGCGCACCAGGGCAGCATCCGGTAGCGCATCGCCCCAGCCCGGGATGACGAGACCGTGCACCCCCGCTTCGGTGTCGATGCGGCAGGCCTCCAGATCGACGCAGCGGCCCTCGGCGCCCCGGGCGCGCAGGGCCTCGCGCAACTGGCGGGTGTGCCAGCCGGTCTCGTCGGCAAAGATCGCGACCTTGCGTGTCATCGGCTGAGCCTCGGCCGCTGTCGGCTCAGGATCCGGCCTGCCACTGTGCGCGCAGCAGCTCGAAATGGCAGTGGCCGCCATGGAAGGTGGCGCCGCTCTGCAAGCTGCTGACCCAGACCTCGGCCGGCGCGAACAGCGCCCCGTCGATCTTGTAGAAGTCGTAGTCGGCGGCCTTGAAGATTTCGGCAAAGCCCTTGCCGTAGTCGCGCGAGTTGAGCGAAGGCAGTTGCTGCGCCAGTTGGCGCGCGGCGGCATCGTCGGCATCCACCGTCAGGTGCACCCGGCCGCCGTAGAGGATGGCGTCGTTGGTGCGGCCCATGGCCTCCAGGCCGTCGGCGGCCGGGGTGGGCAGCGGCGCGCTGGCGCTGCCGTCGACGATTTGCTCCAGCGGAAAGTGCAGCTCATGCGCCTTGTGCAGCGCCACCTCCAGCACCCGGCCGACCACCTGCGTGGTGCCGGCCAGGCTGCGGGTGGGGGTGAGGATGATCGTCAACTGCGCCGGCTGCAGGCCGCAGTCGCGCAGGATCTTGTCCAGCACGACGGGCGGCGGCTCGCGGTCGACTTCCAGCACCAGCACGGCGGCCTCGGCGCTGTCGCGGTAGCCCAGCTCGGCATAGAGCGCTTCCTTCTGCGCCAGCGCGCGTGCCGGGCCGGAGCCCAGGCTGAAGAACTTCTTGCCACCCGCTTCCTCCTTGCTGGCCGACAGGCTCCAGCCGGCGTACTGGCTGGCCAGGCAGGCCAGCACGGGCTGCGCGCTGCGCACCTCGACCCAGCTCGGCCAGTCGGCCCAGCCGCTGTCGGCGCGGCTGCTCAGGCCCACCTGGCCGAGGCCGCCCATGCAGATCTCGGCGATGCGCAGGCCGGCCTCGGTGCTGCCGCGGGTGGCGATGCCGGCATCGACGAAGGTGATGCCGCGCGCGTCACGGTGAACCTTCAGCCGCAGCGCATCGGCCTGGGCCAGCAGGGCCTGGACCTGGACAGCGGCCAGGCGGTTGACGCTGAGGGGCGAATCCGCGAAAGCGGCTTGGAGGGCGGTGGGCGTGCTCATGGGGGTCTCGTGCAGTGAGCCGGCTTCTTGGCGGCCGGTCGGAGGGGGGCGTGACGCGGGATCGGTCGAAGGGCCTGGAGCGCTGAGGCTTCAGGCCGGAAGCGGAAGGTGATTCAAGCAGGCGGCTTGCGGGCCTGCCGGCCCGGGGGCATGGTCGGCCTCTAGCTGGTCCTGGAGCCGGCGGCGGGCCTGCTGCAGCGCGGCTTCCAGGGTGGCTTCGTCCGGCCCGGACTGTTGCAGGCTGCAAATCGGGTCGCCGCGGCCCAGGCGGCTGCCGGGCAGCGGATGGTCGTGGCAGCCCGGCCAGCGGGCCAGGGCGGCGGCTTGCCCGGCGTTCAGCGTGAAGGGCCGGCGCGCCTCGACGAGACCGCTGCCGCGCAGGCTCAGGCCCTGCGCCTCGGCCGCCGTCAGCGGGCCGGGCGGCAAGGGGCAGGGGGCATGCTGCCCCGCGGCGCGGGCGCAGGCGGCCAGGTGGGCGGCGATCAGCGGCAGCTCGGGGTAGAGGCCGAGGCTGGCGCTGGCGCGGGGATTGATCTCCAGCAGCTCGATGGCCTCGCCGTCCACCAGCAGGTCCAGGCTGCCCAGGCCGACCAGACCGAAGGCCGGCACCAGGGCTTGCAGGGCCGCCTCGGCTGCAGCGTGTGCGGCGCCGGGCAGGCGCAGCGGCCCGATCAGGCCGTCGAAGACCCAGGGCCGGCCGCGCAGCGCGCGGTTGCGCTGCCATTGCGCAGCGACCACGCGGGCCTGCCGGCCGTCGGCCACATAGAGCAGGGAGGCGGCGCGGCCCGGCCGCTCGCGCTGCCAGAAGTCGCCGATGCGGGGCGGGCGCGGCCCCCCCGCGGGGCCGCGCAGCGCCCGCCGCACCTGCCAGCCGCCGCTGCCGTGGGCTGACTTCAGCAGCCAGCCGCTGGCCTCGGCCGGGCGCTGCCGGCATGCATCGGGCAGGGTCTCGGGATGGGGCAGGCGCAGGGCCTGCAGGGTGGCTGTCCAGTGCGCCGGATCGCGCACCCGGGCGATGGCCGCGGGCGTCATGCCCAGCGGCGCGAGTCGTGTCGCAGCCGCCGCCAGGGCCCGGGGTGCCGTCTCCAGCCCGGGGCCGGCCAGCCAGCCGCGCAGGCCGGGGCCGTCCTGCCAGGCGGCCAGGGCCTCGACCAGTGCGTCCGCTTCAATGCGCAGGCTGCCGGCCGGGCCGATGGGCCGCCAGGCCGCGCTGGCCGCCCGGGTGTCGGCATCGCCGAAGGCATCGACGGCTAGCACGCGCCAGCCTTCGCGCGCGGCCGACTGCGCCAGGGCGCGCACCGACAGGCCGGCGACGATCAGCGTCGGCGGGGCAGGACGCATGAGGCGGTCCTCGGGACGGGATCGGCCGCGGCTCAGCCCGCGGCCGCAGCCTCTTCGGCCAGCACCTCGCGGGCGACCTCGAAGGCATCGGGGAAGCTGTAGGTCACCGGCTTTTCCGATTCGCACATGCGCTTGAGCAGGCGGTGCTGGGTCTGGTACTTGACGTTGCCGATGGCCAGCGGGCCGATGGCCAGGGCCTGGGTGCCGGGCAGGATGTTGAGCTTGTCCATCACGCCCATGCCGGCGATGCCGGCCGGCGGCACGGCATTCACATCGGCCGCGACGAGCAGGCGTTTGGCCACCGCCAGGTCCTCGGGCAGCACGACCTGGATGCCCGCCGCGGCCGTGGCCAGCAGCACGTCGGCATCGGCCAGGGAGCGCTGCACGGCATGGCGGTCGCCACCCGAAGTGCCTTCCAGCGTGACGCCGAAGCGCTTGCTGGTCTCGGCCGCGGCCTGCAAGGCCATGCTCTCGCCGAAGTGGGTGGACAAGCAGACGCGCGCGCCCTGCTGCGCGGCGATCACGCCGGCGATGCGGCCGACCGTGCCGGTGCCGCCGATGACGACGACCTTCAGCCCGGCCAGCGTCCTGCCCAGGGTCTTCAGCCCGGCCTCGACGCAGGCCACCATCGCGGCGGCCGTCGTGTAGGAGCCGCTCGGGTCGGCGAAGACCGAGACGACGAAGGGCGGCACCATGGCCGCGACGGCCTTGTCCACCATGTCGGCGGCCAGCAGCACGTCGCGCCCGCCGATGAAGATGCCGGTGCGGCTGACCCCGCGCGGCCCGCGCGAAAAGATCGCGTCCTGCGTCAGGCCGGCAACGCGGTCGAGCGTCACGTCCGAGTAGATCGGGACCATGTCGTAGCCGGCATCGGCTGCCATGTTGATGTCGAAGGGGCTCATCTGCTGGCCCGGGGTGAACATGTGCAGGATGCGGGGGCGTTCCATGATCGTTCTCTCGTTCTTGTCGTGGGGAAGGACGCGGTCTCGGTGACCGCGCAGTGCGCGCTCAGGCGGTGGCCAGCGGCTGGCCCTCGGGGCGGGGCCGGGGCGAGGCCTCCGGGCCGAGCAGGCGAAGCGCAGCCCCTTCGTTACGCGGCGCGACGATCTGCAATTGCAGGCCCTCGGGCACCTGGCCTGCGGCCAGGGCGGCGGCGCGCAGGGTCTCGGCGGCATGGGCGCTGGGCAGGAACACGAAGCCGGTGGGGCCCCAGCTCGACTGGCCGATGCCGGCCGGCAGGCCCAGGCGGCGAGGAGCCTCGGCCGCCAGCCAGTCCATCACGCTGGCCACCCGGGCGCTCAGGTAGGCACGGCCCGACTGCGCTGGCGCGAAGTGTGCGCCCAGCAGGGCCTGCACGGCCGAGATGCCCAGTGCAAAGGCCTCGTAATCGCCGTCGGCTGCCGAGGGCAGCACGCGCATCAGCACCTCGTGGCAGAGCGCGGCGGCCTGGGCCTGGCTGAGCGGGCGCAGGCTGGCGAGTGCGCTGCGTTCGCGGTCGCCGGCCAGGCCGGTCTCGTCGGGGTCCAGCACCAGCAGCACGCGCCAGTCGGCCGGCAGGCACAGGCGGGCCAGCAGCGGGGCGGGCTGGCCGCCCCGGCCCGGGCCGCCGTCGAGCAGCAGGCCGCCCTGGTCGAATCCGGCGATGCCCACGCCGGAACGCAGGCCGCGGCCCAGCAGGCGTGCGAGGCTGGGCGTGTCGATCTGCAAGCCGTGGACGGCGGCATAGGCCCGGCCCACGGCCAGGGCAAGCTGGGTGCCCGAGCCGAAGCCGGCATGGGCGGGCAGCACCTGGTCCAGCCGCAGGCGCAGGGGCGGGCTGTGCGGCACCGGCAGACCCTGGCGCAGCGCGGCCAGATGGGCGGCGGCGCGGGGCAGTTCGGCCCGGGCGGCGGGGCTGTCGGCTTCGAGCCGGTCCGGCCCGCCGGCCGGGCCGGCCAGCGGACCGAGCTGGACGACGGTTTCGAAGCCCGCGATCACCAGGCCCAGGCTGCCGAAGCGCCGGCCGAGCGTGGCCGCGGGGTCGAGAAAGCCGAGGTGCAGCCGGCCGGGGGCGCGGACTTCCGCGACCGCAAGACGCGGCTCGGCCGGGGCCTCGGCGGGCGGGAAGTCAGGAGAGGGGCGGCGGTCCATCGGGCCCTTAGAAGCAATCGGCATTCCCCGCATCATCGGTGGCCCCCGCGCCGGGCGCCACCCGCAGCAGCCCGGGTGTCCTCTTGTGGAGCCTTGTCCCAAGTCGAAGAGCGTCTGAGCCGGAAACCGAGGGTAGACCCTGGGTTGGACATCGCACCCTGCCGGTGTCGAGCCCCGTAGCAACGCGGGGTGGGATTGAGGAAAAACTCCGGGCACGATGCCTGGGTCGATTCCACGAGGGTCTGGACTCAGGGCTTGCCCTTGATCGGCCATCCCGACCGCCGCTTTGGCACGCGAGTTGCCATTTCGGGCTGTCCTGTGGACCGCACACCCTGCGTCATTGATGTCACAACCGGAGGAGCACATCCCCATGAAGCTGAAGACCACCGCCGTCCTGATCGGTATGGCCCTTGCCACCCTCGGTGCGCAAGCTGCCGTCACCGACCAGATGATCCTGAACGACGCCAAGACCCCGGGCGACATTCTGAGCTGGGGCATGGGCACCGAGGGCCAGCGCCATAGCCCGCTGACCAAGGTCAACACTGCCACCGTCAAGAACCTGACCCCGGCCTGGGCCTTCTCCTTCGGCGGCGAAAAGCAGCGCGGCCAAGAAGCCCAGCCCGTGATCTACAAGGGCAAGATGTTCGTCACCGCGTCATACTCGCGGATCTACGCGCTCGACGCCATCACCGGCAAGCGCCTGTGGAAATACGAGCACCGCCTGCCTGAAGGCATCGTGCCCTGCTGCGACGTGATCAACCGCGGCGCCGCCCTGTACGACAACCTCGTCATCTTCGGCACGCTGGATGCCCAGATCGTCGCCCTGAACCAGGACACCGGCGAAGTCGTCTGGCGCGAGAAGATTGACGACTACCAGGCCGGCTACAGCTACTCGGCCGCCCCCCTGGTCGTCAACGGCCTCGTCCTGACCGGCGTGTCGGGCGGCGAGTTCGGCGTGATCGGCCGCGTGGAAGCGCGCGATGCCAAGACCGGCCAGATGGTGTGGTCGCGTCCGGTGGTCGAAGGCCACATGGGCTACACCTACGACAAGGCGGGCAACAAGGTCGAGAACGGCATCTCGGGCACGACCAACAAGACCTGGCCGGGCGACCTGTGGAAGACCGGCGGCGCCACCCCGTGGCTCGGCGGCACCTACGATGCCAAGACCGGCCTGGCGTACTTCGGCACCGGCAACCCGGCTCCGTGGAACAGCCACATCCGTCAGGGTGACAACCTCTTCTCGTGCTCGACCGTCGCGATCGACGTCAAGACCGGCAAGATCGTCTGGCACTACCAGAACACCCCGAACGACGGCTGGGACTTCGACGGCGTCAACGAGTTCGTGACCTTCGACATGGACGGTCGTCGCGTCGGCGGCAAGGCCGACCGCAACGGCTTCTTCTACGTCAACGACGCGAAGACCGGCGAGCTGATCAATGCCTTCCCCTTCGTCAAGAAGGTGACCTGGGCCACCGGCATCGACCTGAAGACCGGCCGTCCCAACTACGACCCGGCCAACCGTCCGGGCAACCCGGCGGCCTCGGCCGACGGCAAGAAGGGCAACGTCGTCTTCTCGGCCCCCAGCTTCCTGGGCGGCAAGAACCAGATGCCGATGGCCTACTCGCCGCAGACCAAGCTCTTCTACGTCCCGTCGAACGAATGGGGCATGGAGATCTGGAACGAGCCGATCACCTACAAGAAGGGTGCGGCCTACCTGGGCGCCGGCTTCACCATCAAGACCATCGACGACAACTACATCGGCTCGCTGCGCGCGATCGATCCGAAGTCGGGCAAGATCGTCTGGGAAGTGAAGAACGAGGCCCCGCTGTGGGGTGGCGTGCTGACCACCGCCGGCAACCTGGTCTTCTGGGGCACCCCGGAGGGTTACCTGAAGGCCGCAGACGCCAAGACGGGCAAGGTCCTGTGGCAATTCCAGACCGGTTCGGGCGTCGTCGCCCCGCCGGTG contains:
- a CDS encoding ATP-grasp domain-containing protein, whose protein sequence is MRPAPPTLIVAGLSVRALAQSAAREGWRVLAVDAFGDADTRAASAAWRPIGPAGSLRIEADALVEALAAWQDGPGLRGWLAGPGLETAPRALAAAATRLAPLGMTPAAIARVRDPAHWTATLQALRLPHPETLPDACRQRPAEASGWLLKSAHGSGGWQVRRALRGPAGGPRPPRIGDFWQRERPGRAASLLYVADGRQARVVAAQWQRNRALRGRPWVFDGLIGPLRLPGAAHAAAEAALQALVPAFGLVGLGSLDLLVDGEAIELLEINPRASASLGLYPELPLIAAHLAACARAAGQHAPCPLPPGPLTAAEAQGLSLRGSGLVEARRPFTLNAGQAAALARWPGCHDHPLPGSRLGRGDPICSLQQSGPDEATLEAALQQARRRLQDQLEADHAPGPAGPQAACLNHLPLPA
- a CDS encoding PQQ-dependent methanol/ethanol family dehydrogenase, yielding MKLKTTAVLIGMALATLGAQAAVTDQMILNDAKTPGDILSWGMGTEGQRHSPLTKVNTATVKNLTPAWAFSFGGEKQRGQEAQPVIYKGKMFVTASYSRIYALDAITGKRLWKYEHRLPEGIVPCCDVINRGAALYDNLVIFGTLDAQIVALNQDTGEVVWREKIDDYQAGYSYSAAPLVVNGLVLTGVSGGEFGVIGRVEARDAKTGQMVWSRPVVEGHMGYTYDKAGNKVENGISGTTNKTWPGDLWKTGGATPWLGGTYDAKTGLAYFGTGNPAPWNSHIRQGDNLFSCSTVAIDVKTGKIVWHYQNTPNDGWDFDGVNEFVTFDMDGRRVGGKADRNGFFYVNDAKTGELINAFPFVKKVTWATGIDLKTGRPNYDPANRPGNPAASADGKKGNVVFSAPSFLGGKNQMPMAYSPQTKLFYVPSNEWGMEIWNEPITYKKGAAYLGAGFTIKTIDDNYIGSLRAIDPKSGKIVWEVKNEAPLWGGVLTTAGNLVFWGTPEGYLKAADAKTGKVLWQFQTGSGVVAPPVAWEANGEQYITVVSGWGGAVPLWGGDVAKKVSYLEQGGMVWTFKLGKGGSAVAGAPTAAKVSAPAAR
- a CDS encoding beta-ribofuranosylaminobenzene 5'-phosphate synthase family protein, which codes for MPIASKGPMDRRPSPDFPPAEAPAEPRLAVAEVRAPGRLHLGFLDPAATLGRRFGSLGLVIAGFETVVQLGPLAGPAGGPDRLEADSPAARAELPRAAAHLAALRQGLPVPHSPPLRLRLDQVLPAHAGFGSGTQLALAVGRAYAAVHGLQIDTPSLARLLGRGLRSGVGIAGFDQGGLLLDGGPGRGGQPAPLLARLCLPADWRVLLVLDPDETGLAGDRERSALASLRPLSQAQAAALCHEVLMRVLPSAADGDYEAFALGISAVQALLGAHFAPAQSGRAYLSARVASVMDWLAAEAPRRLGLPAGIGQSSWGPTGFVFLPSAHAAETLRAAALAAGQVPEGLQLQIVAPRNEGAALRLLGPEASPRPRPEGQPLATA
- the mch gene encoding methenyltetrahydromethanopterin cyclohydrolase, producing the protein MSTPTALQAAFADSPLSVNRLAAVQVQALLAQADALRLKVHRDARGITFVDAGIATRGSTEAGLRIAEICMGGLGQVGLSSRADSGWADWPSWVEVRSAQPVLACLASQYAGWSLSASKEEAGGKKFFSLGSGPARALAQKEALYAELGYRDSAEAAVLVLEVDREPPPVVLDKILRDCGLQPAQLTIILTPTRSLAGTTQVVGRVLEVALHKAHELHFPLEQIVDGSASAPLPTPAADGLEAMGRTNDAILYGGRVHLTVDADDAAARQLAQQLPSLNSRDYGKGFAEIFKAADYDFYKIDGALFAPAEVWVSSLQSGATFHGGHCHFELLRAQWQAGS
- a CDS encoding NAD(P)-dependent methylenetetrahydromethanopterin dehydrogenase, with translation MERPRILHMFTPGQQMSPFDINMAADAGYDMVPIYSDVTLDRVAGLTQDAIFSRGPRGVSRTGIFIGGRDVLLAADMVDKAVAAMVPPFVVSVFADPSGSYTTAAAMVACVEAGLKTLGRTLAGLKVVVIGGTGTVGRIAGVIAAQQGARVCLSTHFGESMALQAAAETSKRFGVTLEGTSGGDRHAVQRSLADADVLLATAAAGIQVVLPEDLAVAKRLLVAADVNAVPPAGIAGMGVMDKLNILPGTQALAIGPLAIGNVKYQTQHRLLKRMCESEKPVTYSFPDAFEVAREVLAEEAAAAG